In Oryza brachyantha chromosome 1, ObraRS2, whole genome shotgun sequence, the following are encoded in one genomic region:
- the LOC102717386 gene encoding probable serine acetyltransferase 1, producing the protein MTAGNPLRDGPQPRQRSPPALHPAVVPAYPPPESDADESWVWSQIKAEARRDADAEPALASFLYATVLSHSSLDRSLAFHLANKLCSSTLLSTLLYDLFVASLAAHPTLRAAVVADLLAARSRDPACVGFSHCLLNYKGFLAIQAQRVAHVLWAQDRRALALALQSRVAEVFAVDIHPAAAIGKGLLLDHATGVVIGETAVIGDNVSILHHVTLGGTGKAVGDRHPKIGDGVLIGAGATILGNVRIGAGAKIGAGSLVLIDVPPRTTAVGNPARLLGGKKGDDMPGESMDHTSFIQQWSDYSI; encoded by the coding sequence atgacGGCCGGCAACCCCCTCCGCGATGGACCCCAGCCGCGGCAGCGCAGCCCGCCGGCGCTCCACCCGGCCGTCGTGCCGGCGTACCCTCCGCCCGAGTCGGACGCCGACGAGTCGTGGGTCTGGTCCCAGATCAAGGCCGAGGCGCGCCGCGACGCGGACGCCGAGCCGGCGCTCGCGTCGTTCCTCTACGCCACCGTGCTctcccactcctccctcgacCGCTCGCTCGCGTTCCACCTCGCCAACAAGCTCTGCTCCTCCACGCTGCTCTCCACGCTCCTCTACGACCTCTtcgtcgcctccctcgccgcgcaccccaccctccgcgccgccgtcgtcgccgacctgCTCGCCGCCCGCTCCCGGGACCCCGCCTGCGTCGGGTTTTCCCACTGCCTCCTCAACTACAAGGGCTTCCTCGCCATCCAGGCCCAGCGCGTCGCGCACGTGCTCTGGGCGCAGGACCGCCGcgccctcgcgctcgcgctccaGTCCCGCGTCGCCGAGGTGTTCGCCGTCGACatccaccccgccgccgcgatcgGCAAGGGCCTCCTCCTCGACCACGCCACCGGCGTCGTCATAGGGGAGACCGCCGTCATCGGCGACAACGTCTCCATCCTCCACCACGTCACGCTGGGCGGGACCGGCAAGGCCGTGGGCGACCGACACCCCAAGATCGGCGACGGTGTTCTCATTGGCGCCGGCGCGACGATCCTAGGAAATGTCAGGATTGGCGCCGGGGCCAAGATCGGGGCCGGGTCGCTGGTGCTCATTGACGTGCCGCCGAGGACCACGGCGGTGGGGAATCCCGCGAGGCTGCTCGGCGGGAAGAAGGGCGATGACATGCCGGGTGAATCCATGGACCACACCTCCTTCATCCAGCAATGGTCGGACTACAGCATTTGA